In Acaryochloris marina S15, a single genomic region encodes these proteins:
- a CDS encoding glyoxalase/bleomycin resistance/extradiol dioxygenase family protein, translating into MDYKPVGFHTMTPNATYRDTKAAIELYKRAFGLVVDALLETPDGTVMHVSATIGDSHLFMSDEFEGSPRQAPDPQSPVAFYLYLPDVDASYQQAIDAGLTSVSEPEDMFWGDRTATVADPFGYAWTLATQVKEVPPQDAIAIFNQMMAKAA; encoded by the coding sequence ATGGATTACAAGCCTGTCGGTTTTCATACGATGACGCCGAATGCTACGTATCGCGATACCAAAGCAGCTATTGAATTGTATAAACGGGCTTTTGGGTTAGTAGTAGATGCTTTGCTTGAAACTCCAGATGGCACAGTGATGCATGTATCCGCAACCATTGGAGATTCCCATTTGTTTATGAGTGATGAATTTGAAGGCTCGCCCCGACAAGCCCCTGATCCTCAGTCACCGGTGGCTTTTTACCTCTATTTGCCTGATGTAGATGCTAGCTATCAGCAGGCGATAGATGCTGGACTGACGAGTGTTAGTGAGCCAGAAGATATGTTCTGGGGGGATCGCACGGCAACTGTCGCAGACCCCTTTGGCTATGCCTGGACCCTTGCCACTCAAGTGAAAGAAGTTCCGCCCCAGGATGCGATCGCAATCTTCAATCAAATGATGGCTAAAGCAGCTTGA
- a CDS encoding DUF4340 domain-containing protein — MKLKSTTMILLSTAIVGGAGVFLWISSQDTPEEITEQQEQVLKLFQFNEDQVAALTVKTPKLTLVFERSKQSFPHTWRMKKPQDKPADEAAIAFLLNLLATAKSPRTLSVEPTRQKEFGFEKSPGNVKVVLKNEQTHTLVLGGQDPTESFIYAQVDPEVDSGKNLQVILVPTAFVGAIDRPLTEWQAQTKPKQPTAPASPPPPSIDPGPSIPLSPPQVPQ; from the coding sequence ATGAAGCTTAAATCTACAACGATGATTTTGCTCAGTACTGCTATTGTCGGCGGAGCGGGTGTATTTCTGTGGATCAGCTCTCAAGATACCCCAGAAGAAATTACAGAGCAGCAAGAGCAGGTCCTCAAACTATTTCAGTTCAATGAAGATCAGGTTGCCGCTTTAACGGTCAAGACGCCTAAACTAACGCTGGTGTTTGAGCGGTCGAAACAGAGTTTCCCCCATACGTGGCGAATGAAGAAGCCCCAAGATAAGCCGGCTGATGAAGCAGCGATTGCCTTTTTGCTCAACCTCCTGGCCACGGCCAAGAGTCCTAGAACCTTATCTGTAGAACCTACGCGCCAAAAAGAATTTGGTTTTGAGAAATCTCCAGGTAATGTCAAGGTCGTTCTCAAAAATGAGCAAACTCACACTCTAGTTTTGGGTGGTCAAGATCCAACGGAAAGTTTTATTTATGCTCAGGTAGATCCTGAAGTAGACTCGGGTAAGAATTTACAAGTTATTCTTGTCCCGACTGCTTTTGTGGGTGCGATCGATCGACCATTAACGGAATGGCAGGCCCAAACTAAACCTAAACAACCTACAGCTCCGGCTTCGCCTCCTCCACCTTCTATTGATCCTGGACCCTCGATTCCTCTATCGCCACCACAAGTGCCTCAGTAA
- a CDS encoding Gldg family protein gives MGSKVINFLSWFSVALMVAGFSAGFVSGQWFSLPLGVMLSGVVLLGISLVWRWQRLSPSNPWWQWRSTQSGTNALVATLAVLVILGLVNFIVVRYPYRADFTEQKTYSLAPQTLNVLSALPNPVEVLVFIGNDPSASDSQSQIVLQNQLLLKEYQRQQPNKFKFRFIDPQAEPGLARKHNIRNLGDISLVYDQRMKLLSSGLSEVTLTPAIALLTNERKATAYMIQGHNEVPLSGFTESLAGAVNQLKMEGITVEPLNLSLQQQIPDDADVLVIAGPKLPLLEAEVTLIRDFLKKGGNLFLMLDPEVDVGLKPILEAMSAKLDGRLIVDPKHARLAWPAALTYGEHPITESFSQKLSFFPFAQAVDVQEQPGQQVTPLLQTSEASWAETDLTGQQIQLDQGRDRKGPLTIGVAIKRSISAPPPAPKEKPSPPPKPSLSPPSPNSSPSPTASPTGEAVPSASPTAPNSESVPSPSLAPTPPLSTESVPPPTGESLQPEIQGEAARVVIIGDSDFAKDDPYFEQTVNRDIFVNAVSWLIMDGDDPTLSIRPKRVIQRTLDISDQMRMLLSVFGIVLLPLTALATAAALWWQRR, from the coding sequence GTGGGTTCTAAAGTCATCAATTTCCTGAGCTGGTTTAGTGTGGCCTTAATGGTTGCTGGCTTCTCGGCTGGGTTTGTATCTGGTCAGTGGTTTTCGCTACCCCTGGGCGTGATGCTGAGTGGGGTGGTGCTGTTGGGTATCTCTTTGGTGTGGCGGTGGCAAAGACTATCGCCCTCCAACCCATGGTGGCAGTGGCGATCGACCCAATCGGGTACCAATGCCTTAGTGGCAACTCTAGCGGTGCTGGTGATTTTGGGCTTGGTGAACTTTATTGTCGTGCGGTACCCCTATCGGGCAGATTTCACGGAACAGAAAACCTACTCCCTCGCTCCCCAAACTCTGAATGTGTTGTCGGCCCTCCCCAACCCCGTGGAAGTGTTGGTTTTTATTGGCAATGATCCGTCTGCTTCGGATTCTCAAAGTCAGATTGTGTTGCAGAATCAGTTATTGCTGAAGGAATACCAACGACAGCAGCCCAATAAATTCAAATTCCGCTTTATCGATCCCCAGGCGGAACCCGGCTTAGCCCGCAAGCATAACATTCGTAATTTGGGTGATATTAGCTTGGTATATGACCAGCGCATGAAGCTGCTGTCTTCGGGGTTATCAGAAGTAACGTTAACCCCTGCGATCGCACTATTGACGAATGAGCGAAAAGCCACGGCTTACATGATTCAAGGCCATAATGAAGTACCCTTATCGGGGTTTACAGAGAGTTTGGCGGGGGCGGTTAATCAGCTGAAAATGGAAGGAATTACCGTCGAACCCTTGAATCTATCCCTACAGCAACAGATTCCAGATGATGCGGATGTGTTGGTGATTGCTGGGCCAAAGTTACCGTTGCTAGAAGCTGAAGTGACCTTAATTCGTGATTTCCTCAAAAAGGGCGGCAATTTATTCTTGATGCTGGATCCTGAGGTGGATGTAGGCTTAAAGCCCATTCTGGAAGCCATGAGTGCCAAATTGGATGGTCGGTTGATTGTGGATCCAAAACATGCCCGCTTGGCTTGGCCCGCTGCCTTGACCTATGGTGAGCATCCCATTACCGAGAGCTTTAGCCAAAAGCTGTCCTTCTTTCCCTTTGCCCAAGCGGTGGATGTACAAGAACAGCCCGGTCAACAAGTGACGCCACTCTTGCAAACGAGTGAAGCGTCATGGGCGGAAACGGATCTGACGGGCCAGCAAATTCAGTTGGATCAAGGACGCGATCGCAAAGGTCCATTAACCATTGGGGTGGCGATTAAACGGTCTATTTCTGCCCCTCCACCCGCTCCTAAAGAAAAGCCTTCGCCTCCACCAAAACCCTCCCTTTCTCCGCCTAGTCCAAACTCCTCCCCTAGTCCAACAGCGTCTCCTACAGGTGAGGCTGTTCCTAGCGCTTCTCCAACTGCACCTAATTCTGAATCTGTTCCTAGTCCGTCCTTAGCACCTACCCCTCCCCTATCGACGGAATCGGTACCCCCCCCAACGGGTGAATCTCTTCAACCTGAAATTCAAGGTGAGGCTGCTCGGGTTGTGATTATCGGAGACTCTGATTTTGCCAAAGATGACCCCTACTTTGAGCAGACTGTGAATCGCGATATTTTCGTGAATGCGGTGTCCTGGCTGATTATGGATGGCGATGATCCGACATTGTCTATTCGTCCTAAGCGCGTGATTCAAAGAACCCTAGACATTTCTGACCAAATGAGGATGTTGCTGAGTGTGTTTGGGATTGTGCTATTGCCATTGACTGCCTTGGCGACAGCGGCAGCTCTATGGTGGCAACGAAGATAA
- a CDS encoding ABC transporter permease produces MILIFNNVMAIFRKELQGYFKSSLAYVIAGVFWLLACSLFVSEVQLWTAQKTAGQVVDVPQESLKSFLSGMWWLVMFLMPSLSMGLYAEERRHRTLELLATSPITNWAVALGKLLAVWTLFVTLMLPVGVLEILFLSHADPPITAGVFVVGHLGLFLLAAAILSLGLFISSLADSSILAIILTYALILILSLLFLLGERWGEPWVAIFDQLSLVKHYVTLTQGVLDMSSVILFVSYIVLGLFLTAQSIDLLRFQRR; encoded by the coding sequence ATGATTTTGATTTTTAACAATGTCATGGCTATCTTTCGCAAGGAACTGCAGGGGTACTTTAAATCCTCCTTGGCCTATGTGATTGCTGGAGTCTTTTGGCTGTTGGCCTGTAGTTTATTTGTGAGTGAAGTCCAGCTATGGACCGCCCAAAAAACAGCTGGCCAGGTGGTGGATGTGCCCCAAGAAAGCCTTAAATCCTTTTTGTCCGGCATGTGGTGGTTGGTGATGTTCCTGATGCCCAGTTTATCCATGGGCCTCTATGCCGAAGAACGTCGTCATCGGACGTTAGAGCTGTTGGCTACCTCTCCTATTACGAATTGGGCTGTGGCGTTGGGAAAACTCCTAGCCGTGTGGACCCTATTTGTGACCTTGATGCTGCCGGTGGGGGTGCTGGAGATTTTGTTTTTGAGCCATGCTGATCCGCCCATTACCGCAGGAGTTTTTGTTGTGGGCCATCTGGGACTCTTTTTGTTGGCGGCGGCCATTTTGTCCTTGGGACTGTTTATTTCGTCCCTGGCTGATAGCTCTATTTTGGCCATTATCCTCACCTATGCCCTGATTTTGATCTTATCACTGCTGTTTTTGCTGGGAGAGCGCTGGGGAGAACCTTGGGTGGCTATTTTTGATCAGTTGTCTTTGGTGAAACACTACGTCACCTTAACCCAAGGGGTTTTGGATATGAGCAGCGTGATTCTGTTTGTGAGTTACATTGTCTTGGGCTTATTTCTCACAGCCCAGTCAATTGATTTATTGCGGTTCCAGCGACGCTAG
- a CDS encoding ABC transporter ATP-binding protein, whose product MIEVEHLSKVYGSTTALQDVSFVAQPGEILGLLGPNGAGKTTTMRILAGYLPATKGTASVAGFEVHEHPMAVRQRIGYLPEVPPLYPNMTVEGYLHFVGRLKGLSAGDRPQRVQWAIEQCNLQEVQKTLIHKLSKGFRQRVGIAQAIVHNPPAIILDEPTIGLDPRQIIDVRNLIKSLAADKTVILSTHILPEVNMTCQRVAIINNGKVVATSTLADLKAQQTDQLIYELDVQGTIDSVEHCLQSLEGALTWRWLPPVQSSERRKVRVTCNPDPQVGQQLTHNLVHAGVAMYEMRRLGTSLEEIYLELTTQEELDTSVETEVDVSEPPLPKTDVSENSPDSSEQETDPSNAEDKP is encoded by the coding sequence ATGATTGAGGTTGAACACCTCAGTAAAGTGTACGGCTCAACAACAGCCCTGCAAGATGTCAGCTTCGTCGCCCAGCCTGGAGAGATTCTAGGGCTACTGGGACCCAATGGTGCAGGGAAAACCACCACCATGCGTATTCTGGCAGGTTATTTACCCGCAACCAAAGGCACAGCTTCTGTTGCGGGGTTTGAAGTTCATGAGCATCCCATGGCCGTCCGACAGCGGATTGGCTACTTGCCAGAAGTGCCACCCCTCTATCCCAATATGACAGTGGAGGGCTATCTACATTTTGTGGGACGTCTGAAAGGACTATCTGCAGGCGATCGCCCCCAGCGGGTGCAGTGGGCCATTGAACAGTGCAATTTGCAAGAAGTACAAAAGACCCTCATTCATAAACTCTCCAAGGGCTTTCGTCAGCGGGTGGGGATTGCCCAAGCGATTGTCCATAATCCTCCAGCAATTATTTTGGATGAGCCCACCATTGGTCTGGATCCTCGCCAAATTATTGACGTGCGTAATTTGATTAAATCCTTGGCCGCCGATAAAACCGTCATTTTATCGACCCATATTTTGCCAGAAGTCAATATGACCTGCCAGCGCGTGGCAATCATCAACAACGGTAAAGTAGTGGCGACGAGTACCCTGGCTGATCTGAAGGCTCAACAAACAGACCAGTTAATCTACGAATTGGATGTACAGGGGACCATAGATAGTGTTGAGCACTGTTTACAGTCCTTAGAAGGGGCACTGACTTGGCGATGGTTACCGCCAGTTCAGTCCTCAGAACGTCGTAAAGTCCGAGTCACCTGTAACCCGGATCCTCAAGTGGGACAGCAACTGACCCATAACCTAGTGCATGCCGGGGTGGCCATGTATGAGATGCGACGGTTAGGAACTAGTTTGGAAGAAATTTATTTAGAGCTCACGACACAGGAAGAATTAGATACTTCTGTTGAAACCGAGGTAGATGTGTCTGAACCGCCTCTGCCTAAGACTGATGTTAGTGAGAATAGCCCTGATTCATCTGAGCAAGAGACCGATCCATCTAATGCTGAGGACAAGCCATGA